The Fibrobacter sp. genomic sequence CTCCGTGCTGATGACGACCACTGGAAGGAAATCCTCGACAACCACGACTGGATGGTCGATACCGACGAATTCCTCGCTTGGTTGAAGAAGACCGGCTCCAACGCTATGTTCACCGTGAACTTCGGTTCCGGCACCGAACAGGAAGCTGCTGCATGGGTTAAGCATACCAACATCGACAAGAAGGCCGGCATCCTTTACTGGGAAATCGGTAACGAAGTCTACGGTAACTGGCATCCGTACTATGAAAAGTATGGTAAGGACGGCGGTACCATCTATGGTAAGCGTGCTCGCAAGTTCATCGAAGCTATGAAGAAGGTTGACCCGACCATTAAGGTTGCTGTGCTCGGCGTTCTCGATGGCGAATGGAACGACAACGTTCTCCGTGAAACTGGCGACATTGCCGACGGTATCATTGTTCACCACTATCCGCAGCACTACGGTGAAGAAAACGACTTCGCTATGCTCTCCGCTCCGCAGGACCTCGTTCCTATCTACAGCCGTCTCCACAAGATGGTTGACAAGTGGACCAAGCATTTCAATAAGGACAAGAAGTTCGAACTCTGGCTCACCGAATGGAACTCTGTTGACTTCAACCCGGGTCCGCAGACCATCGCTCTCGAAAACGGTTTGTTCGTTGCTGATTACCTCGCTATGCTCGCAACTGAAAATGTTGACAACGCACAGTACTGGGATATCCATAACGACATCACTCCGGAAGGCGGTGACTACGGTTACCTGACCCGTTCTGCAGAAGAATGCATGAACTGCCCGCGTCCCAGCTACTGGGCATTCCAGATGGCTTCTGACGCTCTCCGCGGTAAGCTCCTCAAGACCACCATCTCTGGTGACAAGGAATCTCTCCTCACCACTTACTACACTGAAAATGGTAAGAAGAAGAGCCTCCTCGTGATCAACAAGAGCCCCTACAGCGATTACGAATTGAAGCTTGATATTCCGGGCTTCAAGGGCAAGGCTAAGATGCAGACTTTGGACAAGACCTCCGAAAAGCTGAAGGCTGGCTTCGAAAACGATCCGGCTAAGAAGGCTAAGTCTGTTGATCTGTCCAAGCCGGTCAAGGTCGGCAAGCGTACCGTCAACCTCATCGTTGTCGAATAATAACGCGAATGTCATTCTGGAACCCCGTCAGGGGCGATAGAATCCATTAAAAGAATCCCGCTGAGTTAACTCTCGGCGGGGTTCTTTTTTTATCAAAAAATGCATCATTGCTCTTTTTTTTTCTTACATCACGTTTTTTTTGTTGCACAATGGTAAACTTTTTTATAATTTTGGCTCGGGTTAAACGAATGTGATGCTTATCACGTTTGTAGATTAGGAGGTTTAAGCTTGTTTTCGCCATTTGGGCAACAAGGTTTTCTTCCTTAAATTTTGGTGTTTGTTCGGATTTTGGCATGCCTCGGATAGGGACGCCTGTTTGTTGTATGCATAAAATTTTGACGCTAGGCTTATCGGGTTGTTAGGGGGTCCGGTTAGGAGTGTTGGTTAGGAGACCACAAAAAGCGGCGTAGCCTTTGGGGGCTGCGTCGTCTTTTGTTATAATTTGAATGGTTTGTGTTAGGGAAAGTTTATGTCCAAGAAAAACAAGAATGATATTCCTTGTGTTGAGGAATCATTTGACGAAATGAATCCCGTCGGTCCGTTCAAGTGTCGCCATTGCGGAGAAAAGAGCGAATATTCCTACGACAAAACCTCCAGTATGTATGGCAGCCCTTTGGTTGTCTGTTCCCAATGCAAAAGTGAACAGCTTGTCCTTGGACGTATAGAGCCTGCTTTGTATGATAAGTTTCGTTACATAACAAACTATAAGGTTCACGGCTTGGTTCTATTGTTTTCGTTGTTGGGTGGCGTGGCCGCGTATTTTCTGTATCGCAAGGTTCCTGGTTACGATGACCTTGCTGTGTGGATCATATGCTGTATTCCAACACTGTTTTCTTTTGCGGTGTTGTCGTTGCTTGATGTTTGGAAGAGTGAAAAAAAGAGAGGGGCGGTGACCATTCTTAAAAAATCTCAGGCACGCATGAAGAATCCAGACTATGTGAGAATGCTGCTGGACTTGGGTCATGAAGTTCCACGAAAACTCTGGCCAAAGGATTACAAACCCAAGCCCATATTCAAAAAGCAGAAGCCAACGTTTGTGAAGCAATAAAAAAAGACCTCACTTTCGTGAGGTCTTTTTAATTGTTTGGATCCTATCGGTCGCGCTGCTCCCTCCAGGATGACGATTGAGGACGCCGATCAGGATGACGTTGGCGAAGCCTAAGGTTTCTAACCTCGAGCCTCAAGCCTCGTGCCTCGAGCCTACTTCTCCAACTTGAAGAACACAGCGCCCAGGGGTGGAACCTGTACGTTCATGCTCTGAGCGCGGTTCTGCCACGGGATCTGTTCGGTCTGGACTTCGCCGCAGTTGCCCACGTTGGAGCCACCGTAGATGCTTGCGTCGGTGTTGAAGATTTCCTTCCACTTACCGGCGGTAGGTGCACCCAGGCGGTAGTCGTTGCGGACCACCGGAGTGAAGTTGAATACGCAGAGGATTTCGTTGCCGTGGTCATCCTTACGGACAAAGCTTACGATGGAGTTGTCGGCGTCATCGCACCAGATCCATTCGAAACCGGTATGGTAATGGTCAATTTCCCAGAAGGGGGCGTTGTCCTTGTAGATGTGGTTCAAGTCCTTCATCATGGCGAGGATCTTGCCGTGGCTATCCCAGCTGACCAGGTGCCAGTCCAGGGAGCGCTTTTCGCACCATTCACGGAACTGACCGAATTCGTTGCCCATGAAGTTCAGCTTCTTGCCCGGATGTGCGTACTGGAAGGCGTAGGTCAAACGGAGGTTTGCAAACTTCTGCCAGTTGTCGCCAGGCATCTTGCCCAGCATGGAACCCTTGCCGTGAACAACTTCGTCGTGGCTGAACACCTGGATGAAGTTTTCGGAGTAGGCGTACACCATGCTGAAGGTGAGGCTGTTGTGGTGATACTTACGATGAATGGGCTCGTGCTGGATGTAGCTGAGGAAGTCGTTCATCCAACCCATGTTCCACTTGTAGTGGAAGCCCAGGCCGCCCTGTTCTGGCGGACGGGTGATGCTGGGGAAGCTGGTGGATTCTTCGGCAATGAGGATGCCGTGGGGAGCCAGGCGGCCCATCACAGAATTCAGGTGCTTCAGGAATTCAAGAGTTTCGTAGTTGATGTTGCCGCCGTCCTTGTTGGGAACCCATTCGCCGGGGCCCTTACCGTAGTCAAGGTACAGCATACTTGCAACGGCGTCGACGCGGAGGCCGTCGCAGTGGAATTCCTTGAGCCAGTACATTGCATTTGCAATGAGGAAGTTCTTGACTTCGTTGCGGCCCAGGTTAAAGATGTAGGTGCCCCAGTGGGGGTGTTCGCCCTGGCGGGGGTCTGCGTGTTCATAGCAGGCGGTACCGTCGAAGCGGCCAAGGGCGTGGGCGTCCTTGGGGAAGTGTGCGGGAACCCAGTCGATGATCACGCCGATTTCGTTCTGGTGGCAAAGGTCCACGAACTTGCGGAACTGGTCGGGAGTGCCGTAGCGGCTGGTGGGGGAGTAGTAACCGGTGACCTGGTAACCCCAGGATTCGTCCAGCGGGTGTTCGGCCAGAGGCAGGAATTCCACGTGGGTGTAGCCCATTTCCTTCAGGTAAGGAATGAGGGTTTCTGCCAGTTCTTCCCAGTTCAAGAAACGGTCCGGATCTGCGGGGTCGCGGCGCCAGGAGCCGGCGTGGACTTCGTAGATGTTCATGGGGCTGCCAAACACCTTGGTTGCGGTGTGGGTCCACATGTACAGGTCGTCGCCCCATTCGTAACCATCCAGGTGGGTGGTGATGGAGGCTGTTGCCGGGCGCACTTCAGAAAGCTTTGCCAGCGGGTCCACCTTTACGTGGAGGTTGCCATCGGCGCCGTGGATTTCGAAGCGGTAAAGTTCGCCTTCGCCCAGGTTCGGGATAAAGATTTCCCAAATGCCGCTGGAGCCAAGCATGCGCATCTGGTGGCGGCGGCCGTCCCAGCTGTTGAAGTTACCGATGACGGATACGGCCTGTGCGTTAGGAGCCCATACGGCGAAGTGGATGCCCTTGAAGCCCTGGTGTTCCACCAGGTTGGCGCCCAGCTTGCGGTAAAGTTCGTAATGGGTGCCGCTGGCAATCAGGTGACGGTCAAAGTCAGAAAGCACCGGCAGGAATGCATAGGGGTCGGTAACGGTGTATTCGTTGCCATCGCCCTGACGAATGTTCAGGTTGTAGAAGAACGGTTCGTATTCCTTGTCCAGGATTGCTTCGAAGAAACCGGTGTCGCCAATCTTAACAAAGTCAAATTCAAATTCACCGTCGCAGGATTCACCGGTGATATAGGAAGCCTGGGGCTGGTAGGTGCGGATAACGGTCTTAACGCCCTTGTCCGTGTTCAGCGGATGAATACCTAGGATCGAAAACGGATCCTTGGTGCCGAAATTCCAAATAGCCTGCATGTCTTCCGACGTCAAACTGGTAAAATCATTCCATTCCATAATAAAACTCCTGGGCGAAACTCGGTCTACCAAATAGGCTGGTTTTACCCATATATTCTTTTGTAAATATAAGTAAAACTATTTTTTTGTGCGAAAAATTCTAAAAAAATAAATCAAAAAAATGACTCTTTGTCATTTGCCTCGTACCTGGAACCTGGAGCCTGGAGCCTTGATCCTGGCGCCTCGAACCTGACCTTAATTACTATCTTTTTTTTCGTATGAATAAGCGTGTTTTGACTATCCAGGATATTTCTTGTTTTGGCCAGTGTTCCTCCACGGTTGCTTTGCCTATTGTTTCCGCTTGCGGTATCGAATGTGCTGTACTTCCGTCGGCTGTGCTCTCCACCCATACAGGCCGTTTTAAGGGTTATACTTTTAGGGATTTGACCGACGACCTGTTGCCGATCCGTGATCATTGGGTAAAGGAAGGAATCAAGTTCGATGCCTTCTATACAGGCTATCTTGGAAGCGTTCGCCAGGTGGATATTGTCCGTGAGATTATGGCAACCACCGGCAATGAAGGCGCGCTCCGTATTATTGATCCGGTTCTCGCAGATGCGGGTAAGCTTTATGCCGGTTTCGACCTGAATTTCGTGGAAGCCATGAAGCGCCTCTGTGGTGAGGCCGATGTCCTTTTGCCCAATATTTCCGAGGCTAGCTACCTGACCGGTTTGCCCTATACCGAAGAATACGACCGTGCCTATATTGCAGAACTGTGCAAGCGTTTGTGCGCCCTGGGAACCAAGTGCGTCGTCATGACTGGCATTGGTTTCCGTGATGGTTATACGGGCATTGCTGTTTACGAAGACGGCGAACTGAAGCACTACGAACATAAGAAGGTTTCCATGTGGTGCCACGGGACGGGCGATATCTATGCATCTGCCATCACGGGCTGCCTAATGAGAGGGAAGACCATCATGGAAGCCGTAAAGATTGCAGCCGACTTCACCTTGAAGGCCATCGAAAATACAGTAGACGTCGCCGACGAGCATTGGTATGGCGTTCGATTTGAAACCGCCCTGCCCACGCTGGTAAATTCCTTGACTGAGTAGAAACGATAATCGTCATCCTGAGCAACGCGAAGGATCCACTGCGAGGAAATATGGAAATACTGATGAATGAAAACGTGAACCCTGAACATCATGAACAGATTTTCAAGGTCACTCCCGAAATGATCGACGACAACCACCATTTCAACAACGTGTGGTCCGTCAAGTGGATCCAGGATATCGCCATTGCCCATTCCGAAAAGTGTGGCGGAACCGCCTACATGCGCGAACTTGGTGCCGGCTGGATGGTCCATACCCAGCATGTGGAATACAAGAACCAGGCTTTCCTCGATGATGAAATCAAGGGAATCACCTGGGTGGATTCCTGCAGCCGTGTGGTATCTGTTCGTCGTAGCCGTTTTGAACGTGTTTCCGACGGCAAGGTAATTTTTGAATCTGAAACCCATTGGGTGCTGGTGGATATGAAACGTGGCCGCCCCTTGGCCATTCCCGACAAGATGAAAGCACTGTACGGTGTGTAACGTCATCCTGAGCGAAGCGAAGGATCCAGTGAATTTTAAGACCCTCAGTGAAAAAGCTTTTTTTATAATTTTGATATATGTCTAGCATTATTGAATACAAGGGCAAAAAGCCCATCCTTGGCGAACGTGTGTTTGTTGCCGAAGGTGCCCGCCTCATTGGTGATGTGGAAATCGGTGACGATTCCTCCGTGTTCTACAATGCGGTAATTCGTGCTGACTTGGCTGAAATCCGTATTGGCAAGCGAACCAATATTCAGGACAACGTATCGGTACATTTGGCGACGGATGCCGGCGTTCATATTGGTGACGATGTGACCATTGGCCATAATGCCGTGGTTCATGCCTGCGATATTGAAGACAATGTCTTGATCGGTATGGGTGCAATCGTTATGGACGGAGCACTCATTCGCAAGAATTCTGTGGTGGCCGCAGGTGCCTTGGTGCCCCAGGGCAAGGAATATCCCGAGGGAAGCCTCATTGTTGGCACTCCCGCCAGGGTTGCCCGCCAACTTACCGACGAAGAAATTCGTAAATTTCATGAAGGTGTGCTGCACTACATTGAAATCAAGGATGAACTCCTAAGTGTATAAATTTGTTTTTCTCATAAACCCCATTAGCGGTGGAGCCCAAGGCAAGGTGATTTACCAGTTCTTGCCCGAGATCATGGCGTCGCTTAATTACAGCGATGACCAGTGGAAGGCTGAATTCACCGTTCACGAGGGAATGGAAGAACAAATTCGTGGTGCTTTGGCCAGTACCGAAACCCTAATCGCCGTAGGTGGCGACGGGACTGTTTCTGCTGTACTTTGCCAGTTGATGAATTCTGAATATGCCAAGTCCGTAAAGATTGGCCTGATTCCCTTGGGAACCGGTAACGATTTGGCCCGTGTTTTGAACTTGTACAAACCTTATGTGGATAAGGGGTTGCTGTTCCTGGTGCGTCGCTTGTTGCAGGCGGAGGCCCGCCCCTTTGACATCTGGAAGGTAAACGACAAGATTGCCTTTGCCAACTATTTCTCCGGCGGTATCGACGCTCGAATCGCTCATGACTTTAACCGCGCCCGCTCTGAAGGCAAGTTTAAGTCCAGCTCTGTGGTGGCAAATAAGGTTCAGTACGTCAAGAGCTTTTTTGCAGATCGTAAATACAAACTGATGCCGTCTAAGGTTTCTTATGTGAGCCGCCACGGCGACACCCGCCATCTGGATATTTCCGGATACCGCACCGTGATTGTGGGCAACATTCCCAGCTTTGCAAGCGGAACAAATCCTTTCTACAAGTCAGACATGGCCGATGGCCTGCTGGAGGTGGTTTGCGTTCGCAACTTGGCCCAGTTCCTGCTGGCATTTGCCCTAGGCACCGTGCCTGTGCTTGGAACTTTGGTGAAACGCTGGTGCCTCAGAACCCATAAGGTAAAGTCCCTGAATTTTGAATTTTCGGATAACGAATTTCTGCAGCTTGATGGTGAAGACCTGAGTGGAAAGGTTGGAAACCAGGTGAAGATTGATTACGCTTGCAGAGTCCAGATTCTTGCCCTGGGGGAATGATGCATTCCGTTAAATTGCAAGAAATATTGCAAGAATGTGCGCAAGGAAATGTCATCCAGAGCCCTGCCGCTTCCGTCATTCTGAGTCCCGAAGGGATGAAGAATCCAGTGCTTTCCGGTTTTGCTTCTTTAGAAAAGGCTGGTCCTACAGACGTCAGCTTTTGGACCGGTAACCTCAAGAGCATTACTGGTGCAAACGGATTTTCTGCCGCAGATTTGGCAGAATGTGAAGCCGGTGTTTTGTATTTCCCTGCAGAAATGGTAAAGGACGGGAATGTGGATGAAATCCGCAAGATTTTCCCGAAAGTAAGGAACCTCGTGCCGGTGGAAAATCCTTACCATGCCATGGTCTGCTTTCTGGAAAAGTACGGTTCCCGTCTGGTGGAAATGCCTCGGGACGCCTCGGACATTCCGGTTGCGCAGATTGATCCCTCTGCAGAAATTGGCCCCGGCTGTGTGGTAATGCCCGGCGCCGTAATTGGTGCCCGCTGCCGCCTGGAAGCAAACGTAGTGATTTACCCCAACGTTGTGGTGGGGGAGGGCTGCATTTTTCAGGCAGGCGTTGTTGTGGGTAGCCGCGGTTTTGGTTTTTACGAATATCAGGGCAAGCGCCGTATGGTTCCGCACCTGGCTGGGGTCCGTATCGGCAATAACTGCAGCTTTGGCGCAAATACTGTTGTGGCCGCAGGTTTTATTTCGCCTACCACCATCGGGAACGATTGCCATTTGGATGCCATGGTGCAAATCGGACACAACTGCGTTCTAGGCAATAACATTTACATGGCCGCACAAACTGCATTAGGCGGCACCACCATCGTGGAAGATGACGTGAACATCGCTGGCGGCGCAAAGGCTGCAGGCCACCTCACCATCGGTCGCGGCGCCATCGTCACCGCAAAAGCCGGCGTCACCAAGAGCGTTCCCGCAGGCCGCACCGTAGCAGGATTCCCCGCCATCGACGCTGACGTATGGCGCAGGCAAATGGTGGAACTCCGCATGATGGCAAAAAAGCATTTGAAAAAGTAAAAACGCATTGGGGGTGGGGCTTCTCAAGTCTATTTTATCATCTCCAATAATTGCTCTTTCGTCAAAAACTCTAAAACAGAAAAAGCCGTCAGTTGCTTGCCCAAGTCGTTGATGGACGCACCTACATGATAGACTGTTTCATCTACGATGATAAAACGGTCGTGTACATCACGAATATTCAGGACCTGTACGGTGGGGTTTTGACGGTTTAATAGATTCTCTTCTTCTTTCATTGTGCGGGTGACTCGTGCAGAATAGACAAATCCCTTTACTCCTGCAGACTTTTTTGCCAGGAGTCGTAGAGTCCTGTCGTCTGCATAGGGATCGATGATAATGATTTCCTGTTTTGCTGAACGGACGAGCTGGGCTGCGAATTCGTAGCCGCTCCACCAGGATTTCGCAGGAATTGCGCCTTCTGTGGGAGGCGTGCTTAGCTTGACAAAGAAATCTACTTGCTTTTCGAGAGCATCAAGCCGATTGTCATGAGATTGTAGATGGTTCTCGTGATTGACTAGCTGCTGGTCAATGCGTTGCTCGGAAAGCATCAAGCGCTGGTTTATACTGTAGCCTTTGAGAAGGTGGTCCTTAAGGACTTGGTTTGCCCAGCGACGAAAAAGGGTTGCATTTTTGCTATTTACCCTATATCCGACGGATAATATCGCATCAAGATTGTAGTATTTCGTTTCGTAAACCTGTTGGCTTGCGTTACCCATATGTTCCAAAACGGAACATGTGCTATGTTCATCTAGTTCCTGAGATGCGTAGATGTTTTTTAAGTGTTTTGTAATTGCGGGTCGTTTTGTGCCAAATAGCTCTGCAATTTGAGCCTGCGTCAGCCAGACGGTTTCGTTTTCGAGACGGACTTCAAGATGCAACTCGCCATCGGTGTGGTAGGCGATGATTTCACCTTTTTCGGGCGTTTTTTCCAGTTGATTTTCCATCGGATACTCCGAGGAACGCATTTCCCATGATGCGAGGAAACTCGCGGGCCCCTGTCGGGGGATGTATAAAAGGTCGGTGTTTCCGACTGATGGAAATGTACTAAAAGGCGGATGTCAAATGGTGACATTTTACGAATTGTTTGGAAATAATTATTTTTGATGGGTAGTTTAGGAGGTTTTATGAAATTCTTGGGAATGTTTGCAAAGGGTTTGACTTTTGCTGCTGTGGCTGGCTTGATGTTTGTTGGCTGCGGTAGCGAAGGTGGAACGAGTGCTAATGACGATGAATATTCCAGTAGCTCTGCAAAGGTGTCGTCTTCAAGTCATTGCGAGGAGTGCAGCGACGAAGCAATCGAAAGCAGTTCCTCCTCTAGCGCAAAGTCCAGTTCGTCATCCTGGAGCAGCGAAGCTGCGATAGGATCCAGCTCTTCTTCAACGCAGAAGTCGAGTTCTTCGATTGCCACGAACTCTTCGAGTTCTCGCAATGACAATAGCGGCTCTTCTAGCTCCGCCAAGAGTAGCAGCTCTGTGAAGATTTCCAGCAGTAGCGAATATGTGCCCTTTGATCATATTCTGCCGTTGGGATATATGTGGCAGGATGGTGCTTATAAACGATTTACCGATGAACGAAATGGCCGCAGCTATTACTACATCACTATTGAAGGTAAAACACCAGGTGGCGTTGATGCTTCTGTAACTATCATGGCTGAAAACCTGAATATCGGTACCATGGTTAATGGTGAAAACGACCAGAACGATGACGATGTCATCGAACGTTATTGCTACAACAACGACACTACCAAATGCGACGAATTTGGCGGACTTTACCAGTGGGCCGAAATGATGGCCTTGCCCAGTCGCTGCAATACTGAAAGCTGCGCAGATTTGATTGAAAATAAACATCAGGGAATCTGCCCCGATGGTTGGCGTTTAATGACTTATAGGGATTTCTACATCGCTTGGCATGCCAAAACTAATACAGATGGTATTGCTGGTGTTCGCTCTAGCTGGGGGTTCACAGGCTCAAATGAATCCGGACTTTCCCTTACCGGTGCTGGTATTAGAAAAAATGGAGCTTTTAATAAATTGAAAGAATTCGTGTCATGGTATTATCCCACGGAATATTCTGAAGATGCAACCAAAGCCCTTTATGAATATGTTTCAACAACGGATCATTCTCCTACAGGAAAAGGCAGAGACGTAAAAACCTATGGTGTTTCCGTCCGTTGTGTAAAGGTGGAAAACGCCGCTGAATAATAATTTCCCTCTTGTCATCTTTTGACAACTAGACTTTTGTAGTTTTATTCCTGACAGACAAAGGTTGGGGTCGAAAGACCCAACAAGCCGTATTTACTTATATCGAATCCGTTAAGGATCCTTATGGGTAATGCGGCTTTTTTTATATCCGAACAAAAATAAATATTCAATAAATTTGTTGATTTATAATAAAATTTCTTGAATGCAGAAAAAGAAAAACTATATTCATGTATGAAGTTTAACGATATCTGTAGGTATGCTATTCAAAGAGGTTGGGTTCTAAAAAGAATCACAGGTTCTCATCATCAGTTCGTGAAGCCTGGACATAGAACCGTTCCCATCCAGAAACATTCTAAAGAGATTGTCGGGGACTATTTGAAACGAATCTTGAAACAGTTGGATCAATAGGGGCATTAAATGATTTACGCTTGTAAAATAGAGAAGGATAAGGACATGGGTTACGTTGCCAGTTTTCCGGACCTTCCCAATGTAAATGCTTTTGGGGCTTCTATAGGTGAAGCCTTGGCTATGGCAAAGGAAGCCATGGATGGTGCTTTTGAATGTGATTTGGATTTGGGGTTGACCTTTGTTTATCCAAAGACTGAACCCAATGAAAAGAAGGGCTTGTATGCGGTCGAGTTGTCGCCGAAGATAGAGGTCGCTTACAAAATCTTTGAAGCACGTCGTGGTCAGACCAAGACTCAGGTTGCAAAGAAGGCTGGTATATCTCCTCAAGCTTATCAACGCTTTGAAACGCCGAAAGGATCTCCATCGGTGGAAACGCTTTATAAAATTGCTGCAGCCCTTGGAAAGAGGTTGGAAATTAATTTTGTTTAGATAAAAAACTATCTTTGCTCTTAAGTTATGACTAACGCTCAGCATTTTGAATTTGAATCTCCGTCCTTGAGTTATAAGAATGCCAAGGTAACGGTGGATGTTCTGGAAAGAGATCCCACCCACAAGCCTCGCGTGGTTTGGAGTGTGGATGGTCGCGAAGTTTACCGCACAGATCTCTGCAAGATTTTTTCTGACCTGAAGTTTAGCGCTGCCCGTACGGCGATTTATTCCTACGACGATGAAAGTCGTGCCCATGCGGTGGGGCTGAATGCTGGCGCTATTGCCAGCCCGGAACATTTGGCTCCCGTATTCTTGATGTGGCCTGGCCGCAGGTTTAACGTGAACTTGGTTCGCGCTGGTCAGAACGTCGCGGAAGTTCCCCTGATGGATGGCTCTGCAGCGCCCTTCTTCTATGGCTTGCGTCGTGCTGCCGGTGAACCTGAAGAAATTGTTTTCTATGACGCTCCCGTGAAGGCTGAGTGGGATTTGACTACCGTCGGCGATAATTCCCGCACTTTTGGCCATGTCCGCATTACCCCGGCTGAAACTTTTGAAGTGGAATATGTGGTGGACCGCAGCAAGGCTCGTGGCGATTCCTGCGACTTGCTGTCCGCCGCTTCCGTTTCCATCTATTCCCCGGAAAACCTGTTCCAGATTTTCATGGCCCGCACGTTCATTTCTGCAGAAGAATTTGAACAAGCTAAGGTGGCCGGATTGCTGGGCGGGGTAGATGAATCCTGCGGAATGTTGCTGAATTCCCTGGACGGGGCTGCAACATCCAAGGATTTTCGTGTGGCAAACGAACCTGCCATGCATAAAATACTAGATTTAATTGGCGATATCACATTTATCTGTCCGGCTCTTCCCAGAGTCAGAATCGAAATCACTAATGGTGGGCATGTTTCTCACCGACAAATCATGGAGAGGTTAATTCCCTATGTCTCTGCTGGACTCTTTGAAAAAATCTGATAAAGAAGGCGTTCTCTACGGCGAAGATGTTTGCCACGAAGTTCTTCCCCAGAAGTTCCCCTTTGCTTTCGTTGACGAAATCCTGGAACTGAACGTTGGTGATGGCACTGCTGAAAATCCGCCTTCTCTGGTGGGCCGTATGCACGTTACTGGCGAACAGGATTTCTTCAAGGGTCATTTCCCTGGCAATCCGGTGATGCCCGGCGTCATCCAGATTGAATCCATGGCTCA encodes the following:
- a CDS encoding carbohydrate-binding protein is translated as LRADDDHWKEILDNHDWMVDTDEFLAWLKKTGSNAMFTVNFGSGTEQEAAAWVKHTNIDKKAGILYWEIGNEVYGNWHPYYEKYGKDGGTIYGKRARKFIEAMKKVDPTIKVAVLGVLDGEWNDNVLRETGDIADGIIVHHYPQHYGEENDFAMLSAPQDLVPIYSRLHKMVDKWTKHFNKDKKFELWLTEWNSVDFNPGPQTIALENGLFVADYLAMLATENVDNAQYWDIHNDITPEGGDYGYLTRSAEECMNCPRPSYWAFQMASDALRGKLLKTTISGDKESLLTTYYTENGKKKSLLVINKSPYSDYELKLDIPGFKGKAKMQTLDKTSEKLKAGFENDPAKKAKSVDLSKPVKVGKRTVNLIVVE
- the glgB gene encoding 1,4-alpha-glucan branching protein GlgB, whose product is MEWNDFTSLTSEDMQAIWNFGTKDPFSILGIHPLNTDKGVKTVIRTYQPQASYITGESCDGEFEFDFVKIGDTGFFEAILDKEYEPFFYNLNIRQGDGNEYTVTDPYAFLPVLSDFDRHLIASGTHYELYRKLGANLVEHQGFKGIHFAVWAPNAQAVSVIGNFNSWDGRRHQMRMLGSSGIWEIFIPNLGEGELYRFEIHGADGNLHVKVDPLAKLSEVRPATASITTHLDGYEWGDDLYMWTHTATKVFGSPMNIYEVHAGSWRRDPADPDRFLNWEELAETLIPYLKEMGYTHVEFLPLAEHPLDESWGYQVTGYYSPTSRYGTPDQFRKFVDLCHQNEIGVIIDWVPAHFPKDAHALGRFDGTACYEHADPRQGEHPHWGTYIFNLGRNEVKNFLIANAMYWLKEFHCDGLRVDAVASMLYLDYGKGPGEWVPNKDGGNINYETLEFLKHLNSVMGRLAPHGILIAEESTSFPSITRPPEQGGLGFHYKWNMGWMNDFLSYIQHEPIHRKYHHNSLTFSMVYAYSENFIQVFSHDEVVHGKGSMLGKMPGDNWQKFANLRLTYAFQYAHPGKKLNFMGNEFGQFREWCEKRSLDWHLVSWDSHGKILAMMKDLNHIYKDNAPFWEIDHYHTGFEWIWCDDADNSIVSFVRKDDHGNEILCVFNFTPVVRNDYRLGAPTAGKWKEIFNTDASIYGGSNVGNCGEVQTEQIPWQNRAQSMNVQVPPLGAVFFKLEK
- a CDS encoding pyridoxamine kinase codes for the protein MNKRVLTIQDISCFGQCSSTVALPIVSACGIECAVLPSAVLSTHTGRFKGYTFRDLTDDLLPIRDHWVKEGIKFDAFYTGYLGSVRQVDIVREIMATTGNEGALRIIDPVLADAGKLYAGFDLNFVEAMKRLCGEADVLLPNISEASYLTGLPYTEEYDRAYIAELCKRLCALGTKCVVMTGIGFRDGYTGIAVYEDGELKHYEHKKVSMWCHGTGDIYASAITGCLMRGKTIMEAVKIAADFTLKAIENTVDVADEHWYGVRFETALPTLVNSLTE
- a CDS encoding acyl-CoA thioesterase, translated to MEILMNENVNPEHHEQIFKVTPEMIDDNHHFNNVWSVKWIQDIAIAHSEKCGGTAYMRELGAGWMVHTQHVEYKNQAFLDDEIKGITWVDSCSRVVSVRRSRFERVSDGKVIFESETHWVLVDMKRGRPLAIPDKMKALYGV
- a CDS encoding gamma carbonic anhydrase family protein, which encodes MSSIIEYKGKKPILGERVFVAEGARLIGDVEIGDDSSVFYNAVIRADLAEIRIGKRTNIQDNVSVHLATDAGVHIGDDVTIGHNAVVHACDIEDNVLIGMGAIVMDGALIRKNSVVAAGALVPQGKEYPEGSLIVGTPARVARQLTDEEIRKFHEGVLHYIEIKDELLSV
- a CDS encoding diacylglycerol kinase, with protein sequence MYKFVFLINPISGGAQGKVIYQFLPEIMASLNYSDDQWKAEFTVHEGMEEQIRGALASTETLIAVGGDGTVSAVLCQLMNSEYAKSVKIGLIPLGTGNDLARVLNLYKPYVDKGLLFLVRRLLQAEARPFDIWKVNDKIAFANYFSGGIDARIAHDFNRARSEGKFKSSSVVANKVQYVKSFFADRKYKLMPSKVSYVSRHGDTRHLDISGYRTVIVGNIPSFASGTNPFYKSDMADGLLEVVCVRNLAQFLLAFALGTVPVLGTLVKRWCLRTHKVKSLNFEFSDNEFLQLDGEDLSGKVGNQVKIDYACRVQILALGE
- a CDS encoding virulence RhuM family protein translates to MENQLEKTPEKGEIIAYHTDGELHLEVRLENETVWLTQAQIAELFGTKRPAITKHLKNIYASQELDEHSTCSVLEHMGNASQQVYETKYYNLDAILSVGYRVNSKNATLFRRWANQVLKDHLLKGYSINQRLMLSEQRIDQQLVNHENHLQSHDNRLDALEKQVDFFVKLSTPPTEGAIPAKSWWSGYEFAAQLVRSAKQEIIIIDPYADDRTLRLLAKKSAGVKGFVYSARVTRTMKEEENLLNRQNPTVQVLNIRDVHDRFIIVDETVYHVGASINDLGKQLTAFSVLEFLTKEQLLEMIK
- a CDS encoding type II toxin-antitoxin system HicB family antitoxin, encoding MIYACKIEKDKDMGYVASFPDLPNVNAFGASIGEALAMAKEAMDGAFECDLDLGLTFVYPKTEPNEKKGLYAVELSPKIEVAYKIFEARRGQTKTQVAKKAGISPQAYQRFETPKGSPSVETLYKIAAALGKRLEINFV